In Ptychodera flava strain L36383 chromosome 6, AS_Pfla_20210202, whole genome shotgun sequence, the sequence CACAGAACTCTTCAGTAACATTTTATGGAAATTTTGAAACCACACGTTTTCAGTTCAgcctaaaattttacataattattttgTTATCTGAGAGACTCGCCTTATATAATAGACTAATTCTAGAGTAGTTGTGAAGATTGCAAATCCATCACAGGGCAACATCCCAGCGGGAAAACGTTTAAACGGTCAACTCTTACCATGGCTGACAGATTGGCTGGATTTGGGTGCCGGCTGGGTACAACCTATCGTTGTGCTTGCAGTGGCAGTCGGAAATCTGCACGCAACGCCCGTCGAAGTCGGTGACCATGCCCGGCGGGCAGGAGCATCCCTGGACGCAGCGCTCTTCGCACGGTCTGTCCGCATCCAGAGCCGGGCAGGAGGTCTGACAGGCAGAGCCGCACTCTTGGTATATCTGGTCGTTGCTACAGGTGACGGCTAGTAATTAAGACACAACAGAGAAAGGTGGAGTCGAGGGGAAAGACTGTGGAACTGGCAATCAAAAGCTCATAACCAGAAACAGCAGGGCGAAGGTGACAGAAGTAATAGATAAAGACGGAATAAGTGCTTTGAAGAATGACTATTACCAAAACAGCTGTGACAGTTTCAGTTTTACGATCTTGGACGAAATATATACAACCAAATGACCGATTGTTCCCAGGAAATGGGCCTATGTATGGAGGCCTATGGCTGGATGTAAGATATCTTAACACCTGCTGACAATAGAAGTGTTCATCTTCGGCGGGTCCAGGATTTTTTCGGCCTGCCCAATTGTGAGTCAGATGTGTAATGATTATGTCATTAATTTAACATCTGTACAAGGTTTAGAAACTTGTTCACCTACCACATTTTGGGTTCGAATCTCTCCACAGTATCACGTTGCCCCTGTTGGCGCACTCCATGGCATACGACGAGGCAACCTCGCAGAACTTGTCCTCCATTCTGTGCTCGTAGTCGTTGCAGAGGTCGTACTTGCAAGTATCGTAGTAATCATCCACGTTGACCGTTGAGTGACAGTCTGGGAGGGAGACAGAAAGGTAGCTCAGTGAAGGAGGCTTGAAATACACAGCCCCCGAAAACCCTGAGACAGGCCCTGTGCAGACTTTTACACGACCCCGCGATACAGGACAATAGACGTGCGTCACATGGCCgtaattaacattatttctaACCACCACTCAGCTCTGTACAATCTACGatgatcattttctgttgacaaaataattttctttttttctcttcagaaGTTTTACATATTAACATTTTCTCTTGTTTCACTCCTGTCAGAACGTCGACTTTCGAAGTTCGACATCGCGATGCTCATTTGTTTGCAAGGCTgattttcgcccgagtgctcatgggttgaatgagattaacaatggccgcggatacgaacgcttccctcgcacagagagagaaagtaGGCTGTGCGTAAGTTTACGAGCGACTGAGCatatcgtgtacctaggcgagatGGATGTGCTCCAAAACGAATATCAAtacaagttttggattcaaaatcggctgttttcggcggagaaactgcgcgcCGTATTTCCGAGGAGCTACCAGCGGTTTTGCCTATAGccgtctgcagggctgtggtgggaggccgtataacgccggtaacacacagtagccctgccatgcagagctaaacAGGGGGCTGGTATACAAGACTTTTACTTATCGCTGCGAGCGCCTGACTgtagtgctgtgaacacagtgATGTGACGTGAAGTGAAATTACTCTCTGTCTCAGCCCCTGTATAGAAGGGCTGTATACGTACAGTGATGTGGACGTAGTAATGTGACTCTGGCAGGTTCTGGAATTATTGTCTGCATCGGCATCTGAAACTGTAAAACTGCACATGCAGAGCTACACCATCTAATGTTGTCCTGATTCCGGCCTGTGCATACAGCTCTAAAATTTGGCGATTTTTGAGACCCTGCAACAGTTCTGGACACAGCTCTGTACAAACATCCGtgtaattttatatgtaaattttagaaaaattCATTCCCGAATACAAACATTTAAAGACGCTCCTATCGTTTTGGATTAAATCACGTGATTAAATCAGGTGCTACCAGCAAGAAATAAAGACTTGGACTATAACTGGGGTTTCATGATCGATCAATCAGCAGCAAAATACCCGCGCACTcacttaaggatgtacgagcggtacgcgcgcgtggaatttgtcacttcccataggattacattgaaatttactggaaaatcaatttctactattgtcattttcatgaaaatttgcacaaagctcagtctagagaaataaataatagtgatcaattaaaatgatatggtcaccgcgctaacttttgagataaacagcattgaattatttcgtccatagaaaatgcattggtgaaaaaatgctgactcaacattttttctcataaatagcaaaattcatggtcatgtatctcaaaaactatattttatcacacattttgataatacttacaaaggagaatctaaaaatcgacaatttagagaaatgacattacttttaattttaccgatcgtacatccttaacgCCAAAGCTGCGCTCTGACAGGGCTTACTCCTCAGTCTGCGACTTTTGGCAAGATCATGTGCGAGATCACACAGAGCACATTTAACGGTAAATGAATATTCTATACTGGTAATGACTCATTTATCTCCGAATATGAAACAGCAAACAGTACACATctgtacactttgcaaaaatgAATACAGATAGGTTGCGCTTCGAGTATTAGATTTTGTGGTAAATGTGCACTGTTTTAAAATCAAACATATGGAAAGACTGTGTTTCCTTCCCCCACACCCCATTATTTGGCAACAAAGTCTGGACTCACGTCAAAATACTCAACTTGAAAAGAGGCGCAAACATTCATGGAATCTGTCACAGCAATTATAAATTACCTGACGCAATAGCGCAAGTGTCGCAGCTGATTGGAGTATTTATTGACAAACCATTAGATCTCGGGAGAATGTTGTCAGAATTCGCACATACGATGTTTTTACGTCCCAAGTTCCGACAGCCTTTTTTCCGGATTTTACATGGCATGTTTTTATTACTAAATTATCAGAGCTCTAAGCTTATTTTCAGTCCACAGCTAAGTCAATATTGTTGTCTGTAGCTGCATTTTTTGTCCAAGAACATTTTGCCTGGCAGATGCTTTTCTTCCGAAATCTCATGATGGGTCGCTTGATACATCGAAGATTTCTAGCGCCGTGCATAAACACGACGAGGCTTAACCCTTTgcgcgccaaagtcaatttttgtcgcctttaaaaaatataccaatgtcaattttattcagaactttgccaaaattttgatcaaaaactgtagctctgaaatttgatgtccattagggttaaaattattaaacaattacagaaaaattcataaaaatttgtaaaatgttgccccactgcaaaattttggagggaaaaattactgAGCACTCAACAAAGGCTTAATACTAGATGGGGAGAATTGTCGCTCTTTATGACTGACTTACCGGAGAACGGAGGCTGGCGTAACCGATGGCATATGTTGGTGGACTGCTCTCTTCGCTGACTGTAAATTTCGCAAGGGTTCTCTGGGGTGACGGGAGGAACACTGGTGCAGCTGCTTGCAAACTTCCACTTCTCGCAGAACGGCTTCGTTTGTCTTTCAATATCGCCCTCTAGTGTCCAGAAATCGTTCTGTGGATGGTATACAAGTTTACTTTAATACATACACTTCCGAAAATGATGCAATAGTAAGGTGCCGATATCAATAAGCTAAAGGCAAAATTCACAAGTCGACAGTATTAACAGGTAGAGTAATATACGGATTACAGTTACATGTCAAGTTAACTTCCAGTAAGGAGACACTTGAAATGCAAACTGGTTGTGGAACAGCTTCCACTTGATTTGAAATCTCAATATATGTAGTTGGACCCTTCCTTTGTGAAAATAGGATTGGTCTGTAGCTGAGAGAGAACATGACGAGTGAAACACAACTAAACTCACCTCTTGATTGTGATCGTAGGTACCACACAATCCACATGTCTGATTGAATAAAGTAGGAGGAACCTGTATGTAAACTTGCGCTTCACCGTTCCATAGGACTTCAACACCGCTATCAAGGGTCACCTACAGGTAAAGTAAATCGAACAGAACACTTACAGCTTGAAAGTTATGCTCAAGAGAAAGAAAGTTGTCTGTTCACAACTTCAGAAGGTGGTAGAGGGGACTATGCTTTTTTGAGCCTCGTTCTCATTTTACCAGTCGGTAACTGTACCAATGCAATGTCGGTACAGGCAAAAGTGATGCTCCCGGTATTGATGCGTAATCAAAATATATATGTCATTTTCTCGATTTGTCACAGAAGTTTGCAAAAACGCTTTTATTGCAACGTCACGGATCTTTTCCAAGACtgacatctctctctctctctctctctctctctctctctctctctctctctctctctctctctctctctctctctctctctctctctctctctgacataCCTTTTGGAATTGGCTGGTGACCTGTTCTATAAATATTCCCGGTGCTGAGTAGGGCAAATCTGCTGGTTCTAGCTCGTCACCGTGCACTAGTATAACCTGGTCTCTCTTGAGTTTGACGTATGTGTCTCCGTTTGTCACTATCAGGGATCTAAGTGAAATTGGATAATTAGCATTAGACAATCATTATTTCTGAAAAGAGACTACGCAGATCGCTCTCAATTGTACTTTCTGTCTctcttacatgtatgtatgtatgtatgtatgtatgtatgtatgtatgtatgtatgtatgtatgtatgtatgtatgtatgtatgtatgtatgtatgtatgtgtgtgtgtatgtgtgtatgtgtgtgtctgtgtctgtgtctgtgtctgtctgtctgtctgtctgtatgtatgtatgtatgtatgtatgtatgtatgtatgtatgtatgtatgtatgtatgtatgtatgcatgcatgcatgtatgtatgtatgtatgtatgtacgtatgtaggtacgtatgtacgtatgtatgtatgtatgtatgtatgtatgtatgtatgtatgtatgtatgtatgtacgtatgtacgtatgtatgtatgtatgtatgtatgtatgtatgtatgtatgtatgtatgtatgtatgtatgtatgtatgtatgtatgtatgtatgtatctatgtatctatgtatctatgtatctatgtatgtacctatctctgtctgtctatctatctatctatctatctatctatctatctatctatctatctatctatctatctatctatctatctgtctgtctgtctgtctgtctgtctgtctgtctgtctgtttatcaaTCCGTCTATCTATCCACCTATCTATCCTTTAAGCTTCCATTGATGTACGTTGATGTATATTAGTGTCCAGGTGTCTCTGTTTCTATTTGGCTTTAGAAATCTCTATTTCTGGCTCACAACAAATTCTCATGCGTGTGCGTACAGGTGATATATGTACAGGTGGTCATGCACATACCTGGAACATGGTTGGAAGCCATTACCAATGTCATTGGGATCGTTGCAATGGTGATATTCTATGTTGATACTGAAGAAAGAAAGCCCAGCATTTCGATGAGTCAGCAGTATGTAGGTGCACTCTCCGAGGAAGTCATAGCGGCGCCCGTCAAATGTCTTGTAATGTATACCACCGCTGATGGAACACGTTCCTGGAGGGTAAATACAGTGACGTACTCCAGCGTTAGCTTCAGGGAGTAAATTCCTTTTTGTCTAAATACAATTGTCACAAGAGGGCGGTTATCTAAGAGGTGCTGTGCCTTCGATTGGATTTGAACGAGTCCATTTGGACGTAAACCGACAAATTTTAACGGCGAGATGGACTAGTAACTGGGATCATAATAGGGTCCGATAATAGATATCTTCACGTTTTACATATCTTTCGTGATCGTAGAACACAAGCCGCAGAACTGAGCAACATATTTTATATTGACAGTCCCAAAAGCGACACTGAGCGGGATTATATCTTAAGGGCTGCTCGTTTAATAAAAGTTGGTACCTACCGCTACAGATGCTAGATGTACAAGACCATTTTCCTCCTTCACACAGACTGAAAAGTACAGAACATATGAGTAAGGTAAATGTGTACAGACTTTCATTTAGACTGTCTTTATGACGATATCCTTTCGTTGTTTCACTCTGTCTTCTTCATCTATATGTATTTCTGTCGTctgacaatattttaatttggcTCACTTCATTATCCATTAAGACATGGACACGATGAAGGAGCAACCTCGAAGTGTCGCCGTTCTCAACAGGCCGGGGAGCAAGCGGACGACATAAGTACTGACACGTTACTCACTCGGGGcttcttttgaaattaaaattggtTCCATCGCATGAACAGCATATTTTTCGTCTGTCACTAAATAAGCACATCCTTTTGTACAGTAGTTTGACCATCACATTTAAGAGAGTGGTATACGTATCAGACCTAAATGGCGGTGTAGGTTGTAATGGCTTCGACTTGTTCCGTGACTTTTCAAACGTTCAGTCGGGCTTTCATACGTGACAGGCTACTGACGAAGAGCGGAACGGCAGAGACACCAACCGTTTTTACGCAATATTTGCAGAAGGCAAAAAGAGGGAGAGATGTACTGTGCTCAGCGAGAGAACATGAAACTGTATTTCATTGGATTAAGGTAGAacataccacttgtgggagttcatttttaagctcttggtgtgaaaaaaaaaacttttcaatggcttagtttttcgaaaatcgaacattttattttttctccatagagttaacacagggatggtggccattttgaattttaaatatcggtaaatcttgggtcatttgttttctagtaccaatttttattctcaatttAGTAatagaatggctgaaagtttcattacggcaagtttgagcaaaagtttaagtctttcactttcgaggcgcatactaccttaagcttaTATGTTGTTCAAGAGAAAGACCTTGCAACTAGTCCGAGACATTTCAACGTTACATACCAGGTATTGCATCCATCGTCAGCCGTGATTTGGGAGCCCGTCGAGTATTCCCTCTTGGACCAGACACACGGACACTGGTCGTTCGGTATGCAGGCATCGTTGTGCATGATCATGCCGTCGGGACACTGGCAACCGTCGACGCAGTTGTCGTGAAGGCACTGGTACACTCCGCTGCTGCAGGTACGAGGGCAAGAGCTCCCGCACTGTTTGTAGACCATTCCCGCGGGACAAGACACAGCTGTGTGACAAGGGGAGCGAGAGAGAATGAAGCCGCGGACGTTTCAAATTTGATTCGTAAGAGCCGAATAACTAGACGCTTGAAATTTGGACCATGCTGTAAGTAAATACATCGTTTGGTTTGCTTGTTTGGAGGCGAATGTCAATCTTTACATGCCATAGTTAATATTTGTAAAGGAGAAGATACGAGTGATTTCTCCCATTGAAAACACGTTGTGGTTGCAGAACGCACAGCCGAAGTTTCTGCTGCTAAAAGCACGACTGTTCGTACTTTGGGGTGAATGACCAAGCTGATAATCAGTGAGTTGGACATTGTTTTATCTAATATGCTTAGCTGTCTATATAAGTTTTACTCTGTAAAAACAGGTTTTCCAAGTATTTCGTAGGTTAACGCAAAATGCAGGCCTCGATTACATGTGTTGAACTTCGACTTTCcggtttttcaaaatgaaaagacaACCTTCGAAGCTTAACGTCGCTACGACGGTGTGAATACATAACGTGGGCTGGTTTTCAGCGATTCCAAGTCAGCCGATTCCATTGGTATAGAGTGAAAGCTGCGATACTTACGGCACCGGTCATCACTTCTCCACTCGATGTTATCAACACCGTGGCGGGCGCACTCTCTAGCATACGCCTCGTAACTTTGACATTCATCTATGCCGCTGCAGACATCTTCTCTGCACGCTTCATAGAAGGGATTAGGGTCTATTACCTGCGAACAAATGTGAGAGGGAAAAAAACATGACGTCATTTTCCTCACCGATATGTTTGCCAAAAGCTTTGAAGATGTTTTTTCTGACTGTCGGTGAGCTCTGTAATAACATGCAATGTATTGccgtgaaagaaaaaaaacagaatGTGATAACCGTGTTTGACCCCCGACGGCAACATAGGAATACGAAAACTTTGTCCATTTCTTCCACTATGCACTCTCATCGTCAGTCTCGTCTATCGGCAAGAATACGAGGGCGTTCATTCATCTCTCAAGTTCTCAGCCATTGTACAGACACATCGCAAAAAAAACCCCGAGTAAcagtttcaaaaattcaaaaatgcgCGACAAGAGTCCGTCAACTTTCACAGAGCGTATTAAAGAAAGTTCGAAGCTATCTTGAGACGAACTTTAAGATGCACAATGCAAAGATCGCATGTGTAGGAATCAATATTGCCACACAGACGTAACACGTCAGCATAAACTGTGTTCCCATTCACAAACAGTGTATGAACACTCCAAGAAGAGCCCGCTATCGCTGATCACAGGGACTGTCTATCAGCGTGGCCGGTGACACGGAAGATGTACTCACACTATGGCAGGCACTGAAGCTGTCTCCTTTGATAGCATCACATTTAACAGTTGCGATATCTGCCTTGTCTGAGTAGAGGTAGCAGTAGGCGTACTGTGTATCATCCGAGCATTGATCTAGGGAATAAATTGAAGAGTGAGAGCAAAAATCAAATAGAAAGTGAGGCGATTTAGTTTTTTAGAGATGACAACAAAAGACGAACCTAAGTTTATCTGTTTGCCACTACTACAAGTGCTGGACAGCCGAGCGTTGACAATCCTGGGTGATGTAATAGCGAGAATTTTGTTTAAGCTAACGCTGACTTGCTAAGTTCCATCCTAACTTTTAGCTAAATGTATGTCCAACGTGTTTCGATTTTACGTCAAATGTATATTCATATATTCgtatattcatattcatatttatcaaatttatattCAAGTCTGTAATTTGAGTCAAtagcatacaaaatatgtaaaaatccTTGCAATTATGATAATCGTCACTCCTTAGATTTCTCGCTTTTTGTTTCGCTGGAAAAAACTCCATCGCGCTCTTCTCAGGCGATTCAGCTAGATAGACACTTTGCTGCCAACACTGTATGACGTCATAGAGACACGAACACTATCTCTAGTGGTTTCTTTGCTTTTTGATTACTGAAATGCGACCTTTTAATCATATTATCATTGAAGGACGTAATTAAAATGGTACATGAGAAGGTTATATACACGACCCAACCATCTTAAGTTTGAGATTGAATTTGCGTGGTAAGGGAGTGTCACTTTCGATACACCATGATCACCCAACTTTGGACACCTAATAATAGCACCGAAACAGCATTTGTTTTATATGGGGATAGTAAAGGTCGCGACAAgacaaaactgataaaaatattCCCCGTTTTTATGTTTCTACGTTTCTAATCAGGACAAGTCGCAGGGGCTTAAAAACAGGTCGATATTAAAATTCAACTCTTTCTCGATGACAGCCAAGCTTTATCTCAAGAGACTGGTCTTGCCTAATTTTAGAAGGGGGGAATCGTTGGGCTGACCTCCTCCGGGCCAGATCATGATATTTGACGTGGTTATATGTCAACCCGGTTCATACGTCAACTGCCCAGCAAATGCTGGCCTCACTCATCGTATTTCATTGGTACTTTTGATGTACGAGCTTTCAAGCATGTCATGTTTAGATGGGTTGTAAAAAGTAACCTTTCGTCATTCCCGTCTGCGTTGTGAATTTATGTAGGGTATTGATGTTCCAGCCAAGAAATTTATAGATTTACAGACCTCGGACAAAGCACTTTCTTGAAGTCTTTGTCTGTCAATATGCTGTGAAAACCAAAATTTATGACAGGGAGGCTGAAGTGAAGTGATTATATCAACAAACTTGGGTTCTGCTGTTAACGCCGGAATAATTGCGGACAACAAGTAGGGTATAGTGATAGACGTTTTTCGCGTGTCCCCCAGGAGAGGGAAACTGCGAATTCCGAGGGCGCCCTGCAAATTTGCTCATGCTGGAGGGCGACAGAGTGCGTAGTAAAGTATCGCCTAATAGGGATTTCAAAAGTGGTTTTCTCGGGATTGTGATATTGCGCCAATGATTTTCCTCACATCTACCTTAACATGATAGAACTTCGACCTCTCCCGTCTTAACACAAGTGAATAATAGGCTTATTATCAGACGCTACAAGGTGTGCGTGGGAGGGAGAAGAATTATTACATTCCAGAGAACAGCTGCGAACTTAATTATGAGAGAATAAAACTTACCGTCTATGtcgttcattttaaagctactTGCAAACGAAGCAACCGTCGACGCAACATTACCCTGCAGGTCGGTCAGATCGTCTCCTGCAAACCCGTTAAATTTACCGCAGAGGCCACAGGTCTTGTTCACCAAGTCATCGACAACGTGCACGAAGACCGCCTCGTCGGCGTTCCACATCAGCGTGAAGCCCAGGGAAGCACTGATGATCAAGTAGTCGGAGACTTTTTCCACTCGCATGCCGTCTATCGTCTTGGGGATGGCGATGTTCTTGCTCTCCTTCCACATCATCGCGCCGTCTGGTCCCCTGTCGAACCTGTACTCCACGCCTCCGACGAAGAGGCTGATGGAGCGCCTGCAGTAGCTCTGGTCGCGGCATCGGTTCTGGTTGTGCACGTGGATCTTGAAGCTGTCGCCGAGGCAGTCGCCGGCGAACAGGTAGGAGCAGGCGCCGTGGAAGTCGTACGTGAGACCGTCAAACGTCCGGTAGTGAGTCTGGCCGTATGTATAGCAATAACCATCAGCTGAAACAGATACACAAACTGCCGGTTAAAGATGACGAAAATCGGGGATCCGTAACGGtcgtattttttaaaaatgaaatgataaatagatgttctcaagaaatatattcagaaatcataaaaaaaaacacatgcaaCATATTGAACCAAAGTACAGAAGAGGAGCTGTCCGTATTAGAACATAAAAAACAAGCATTAACTTTAGTTTTACCGACAGGCAATATTAGAATCAGTGACTGACATAATTTAGGAAATGATTTTCATTGTAGATACGCGAataaggtagaatgctcctcggggccaaatattcggattctcaaacatttacaattcttttctggtctaccacttataggagttcattttaaagctcttagtgtaTTAAAGAAAgcttttcatcggcttagtttttcaaaatactaaaattttatttttcttcatagagttaagacagagatgcggccattttgaattttaaatataagTAAATCtcgggttatttgtttctctagtaccaaaatttacacggtgCCCCCAATTTTTTacgcttgattttgaaagagaatggttgaaagattcctcaaggaaagtttgagcgaaagtgtcagtctttcactttcgaggcgcactaCCTTAATACTGCGGCAAGAAGTCATTATGTTCGAAATCCTGACAAGAAATCGGGTGCAAAATTGAGGTTCGGTCGAAATCGGCCACTTTATTATTCAACTGTAACTCGTTCATCCACGCGAAAAACGCGCCAGAAATGCTAGGAAGAGGAAATATTTGACAAGTCTTGACGACTTCGGCAGCTGCAAGCCATAATTTTCTACAATGTACAAGTCGGCTATATTAAGCAAGGATGATAGCCGCTGCAGTCGTTTTCGTCTCGTGCGGAACGCCGCTTCATAACTTACCCTGACCCTCTTGTCCGAGCGGAGGAGTATTGGGTATTCGCAGACCGACCGTCGGCTCAACGGCGTCTAGGAGAAACATGAACGGACAAAAAGTCACAGTGTGTTATTTAAGATCGCTGCTTTTGTAGCTCAGCTATTTCCGTTAGCATGGTCCAACAGATTTTTACAGAGGACAAGATGGATACTACAATTATAGTTGGACAGTAGCTCTATATATACTACCTTGTCCCGTGTATATATCTGTATTATGATTAATAATTCTCTTGGACATTTTAACGGAGCATTGAGTATGCGAAAAGCGCTGAGCCAGCAGCGTTGCTGCAAACTGCTCTGAAACAAACACATTTTGAGCTCAAAGCTCCcttctttgtatttttgtaatgcACTTCCAGTGTTTTGttcctatttttgaaaacgcaTTAGCTTGTTCCACTGCCAGAATAATGTTGAAATGTTTAGTATTTAATTTGTCAGCATAATAATACCTGTGTAATATATACTGGCCATTATTATTGCTGACATCAACTTGGTATGGACATCGCACATTGTACACCAAAAACACATGATACCAGCTTTGTTCACGTTGGCGATAAGTCATTTTGACCCCATTATTATTCACATTCTTATAAAATCATTTCCAATTCAAGGGAACGGGATAAGTGGTGACATGCACTGACGTCACATGCCAAGTCCATTTATGTTATCGGTCACTTGGATTGATAAGGTCAGATTCCCTCACGTATGAATATTACGAGACAATTATATTATGAAAGAAGGGAGACCTGTTGACAGACAAGTATATACAGTTGTTTGAGTTGAGCACATTTGTGCGTGTCAACCACGTTGCTCGACCAGATACGGTTGAAAAGTCGACAGGTTTGTTTCATGTGTTATAAGCTGATACTCCTTTTGGGTTTCTAGGGTCAGCGTGAATTGGGAATAACCAAAAAGAACGTTCTAAGTATTTCCAAGATGGTGTCAGGGACGATCGCGCGGTCGCCACCTACCTACCTGAACACGTGATACCATCCGGGAGTTTTGGCGACCATTCGGCGGTATCCAGGTCACACGTGTACTCGTCGACCACGCCCTGCAGCAGTTTCAAGCCGGGAAGGCAGTCAATTTTGCAGACGTACTGGTTGTCGTCTCTCACTCTGCAGCTAAGGGAACCGTTGGCCGGTGCTGGCGGCATTCCACAGACAACTACAAACAATAAAACCGATCACTGAGACCTTTCTAAAGTTAAAACATTTACAGAACTGTTAGCACTGCATATCATGAGGTGTGCATTTGATCGAAGCACCCATCACCAGAAAATTGGAGTAACGTGATAGAAAAGTTGGAAGCATGAACGACGAACATGAAGTGGATAGTACAACATTTCATATGTAAATTACTACTATTAACATTATTAAAGGATGACTTTGGGCAAAAATAAGGATTTTCTTACACAAGGTCTATGACTAGCCTGATGCAactacttttttttattttatgttcagttttgttttgtttttgttttgtttttgtttttgttttgtttttctagaAACTCATAAGATCCTACTACCATTATGAACACAGCAAACTTGGAATGTTACCCAGGTAGATTTACTTTTGGCACGAAGTAAGTTAAAGACAGTAACGTCACTTTTCAAGTCTGTTATGATACAGGCCGTACAATGTGATCCTACATACTGGCATCACACGTAACTCATTGCGCCGAGCGTAGTTGAACGCTGTCaagttttatgactttttttcaAGCGAACGTGTGTAAAAGCCTGACGCGGCTAGCCTAGATCGACGCTCGTGAGAACTAGAAACAAAAACCCTCTAATTTGGCCTTAAACTCACGTTTTTGTCCAATAAAATGTTCCCACACGCAACAACTTCAAGTCAAgaagtgtaatgtaaaaagcgaAGGCACAAAATCTATAACATCTGTTGAAGTCGAAAGGGATGCTCTCCGACCACACAACTGCCCACACCAACGGCCAAAGTCAACGAGACAGGGTTTGTATAAATTGAGTAATAACTGGATATTCATGGATACTTTTTTGCGCATCTTTTTACCCGCGTTTACGCTTAGACATCC encodes:
- the LOC139135130 gene encoding von Willebrand factor-like → MPPAPANGSLSCRVRDDNQYVCKIDCLPGLKLLQGVVDEYTCDLDTAEWSPKLPDGITCSDAVEPTVGLRIPNTPPLGQEGQADGYCYTYGQTHYRTFDGLTYDFHGACSYLFAGDCLGDSFKIHVHNQNRCRDQSYCRRSISLFVGGVEYRFDRGPDGAMMWKESKNIAIPKTIDGMRVEKVSDYLIISASLGFTLMWNADEAVFVHVVDDLVNKTCGLCGKFNGFAGDDLTDLQGNVASTVASFASSFKMNDIDDQCSDDTQYAYCYLYSDKADIATVKCDAIKGDSFSACHSVIDPNPFYEACREDVCSGIDECQSYEAYARECARHGVDNIEWRSDDRCPVSCPAGMVYKQCGSSCPRTCSSGVYQCLHDNCVDGCQCPDGMIMHNDACIPNDQCPCVWSKREYSTGSQITADDGCNTCLCEGGKWSCTSSICSGTCSISGGIHYKTFDGRRYDFLGECTYILLTHRNAGLSFFSINIEYHHCNDPNDIGNGFQPCSRSLIVTNGDTYVKLKRDQVILVHGDELEPADLPYSAPGIFIEQVTSQFQKVTLDSGVEVLWNGEAQVYIQVPPTLFNQTCGLCGTYDHNQENDFWTLEGDIERQTKPFCEKWKFASSCTSVPPVTPENPCEIYSQRREQSTNICHRLRQPPFSDCHSTVNVDDYYDTCKYDLCNDYEHRMEDKFCEVASSYAMECANRGNVILWRDSNPKCAVTCSNDQIYQECGSACQTSCPALDADRPCEERCVQGCSCPPGMVTDFDGRCVQISDCHCKHNDRLYPAGTQIQPICQPCTCTDGAWDCLDVECDPPICGENMRYSKCKESCRKTCANMHLSHECEPVACEAGCECIDGFVFDGDQCISPEQCPCHHGDKSYTTGDVISVECNNCVCNGSHWECEMRDCPGICSAWGDSHTKTFDGRLYEYFGECTYVFSKSTADNPYLQYRVTTENIPCSSNGITCSKTITFTVTRAQGDETVKLQKGSEVEVSEGSRFEVWQTGMFTFVKVKEGITIVWDKGTRVYLKLDPKFKGYVEGLCGNFNSNQMDDFIMSLGGPPATNAIEFSDSWKLYSHCGETHNTQDSCSFVPHRRAWATKQCCILKSDIFKPCHAEVDYTPFYDNCVFDSCACDSGGDCECLCTALAAYAQECNMHGVSVRWRSQELCPMQCEGCGDYQPCVSACPRTCDNYFDYDPDGCNEPCVEGCHCPADEVYDPDTNSCVPESACYCIKIDGVKYYDGQVISSCSDACRTCYCFNHTIHYVGVHCLTTPFPTSTAIVTTREPEETTKPPVTTQIFSSTAAITTKRQTTEQVTTHIPTTAAANNNKESHNCSTNYRATDNRCSNYRETVNRCPNYGETDYCCPNYRETVYCCSNYGETVNCSSNYGETVNCSSNYRETVNCCPNYRETVNCCPNYRETVNCSSNYRETVNCCSNYRETVNCCPNYGETVNCCPNYRETVNCSSNYRETVNCCPNYRETVNCCPNYRETVNCSSNYGETVNCSSNYGETVNCSSNYGETVNCCPNYRETVNCCPNYRETDY